The sequence TTTTTATCTCGTCACGCTGACCTGCTCTTCCTCTAAAACGCTTAACTTTGCCGCTAATTCTAAGTGAATTTACGCGAACAGGCGTTACTCCAAAATACTCTTGTAAAACCGCTTTTAAGCTGTTTTTTGTAACTCTTGGTGAAGTTTGGATAACAACAACGCCTTGTTCTTGAAGGCCTAGAGTTTTTTCTGTATAAATAATTGTTTTGATATCAGTTATATCCGCCATTTTAGCCCTCTTTTGTTATAGTTTTTAGTGCAGCTTTTTCAATGATAACCGAACTAAATGTAGAGACAAGATAAGCATTTACCTCATTTGCATCTACTACATAGCAGTTTGCTAAATTTCTAAAAGCAAATAGTGTTTTATCGTCTAGTAAATCTTTAACGATAAGTGCGTCTTTTACTTTTAAATTTTTGATGATATTAGCTGCATCTTTTGTCTTTCCAGACTCGATTGAGATGCTATCTACTGCGAAAATTTTACCATCTTGTGCTTTTACTGCCAAAGCGTACTCAAGAGCTAGTCTTTTTTGTTTTTTATTGACTTTTTGAAAATAGTTTTTCTCGTTTGTTGGACCAAATGCAACTGCACCGCCTACCCAAACGTTAGTTCTAGTTGAACCCGCTCTTGCACCACCACGTCCTTTTTGTCTCCATGGTTTTTTACCACCACCGCTTACAAAAGCACGGCTTTTAGTATGAGCCGAATTTGCTCTTATACCAGCAAGGTAAGATTTTACATAAAGATATAGGTTGTGCGGATTTACTTCAGCGTAGCTTGCAGGAAGCTCTAACTCGCCTGAATTTTCAAATTTATCGTTTAATACGTGAATTTTACTCATTTTACAATCCTTATTTTACCCATTGCACCATTGTGACCAGGAACGCAACCTTTTACAACTACGATGCCATTTTGAGCGTCAAAGCTTATTAGCTCGTTTTTAACAGTAACTTTCTCATTGCCCATGTGTCCTGCCATTTTCATACCTGGTTGAACACGACCTGGCCATTCGCAGTTACCAATTGAACCGTGGCGTCTGTGGAAACGTGAGCCGTGGCTTTTTGGACCACCGCCAAAACCATGTCTTTTTACCACACCTTGGTAGCCTCTACCTTTTGAGTTAAAGCTAACTTTTAAAATTTTAGCCTCGTTTAATGGTGTAAAGTCTAGGTTTCCAACTTCGCTATTAGCTACTTCAAGCGTAGCAAATTTGTTAAATTCTGCAGTCAGATTGTATTTCTTTTGCTGACCAGCGATAGCTTTGTTGTTTGCTTTAGTGTGGGCATACGCTACGATAGCACGTTTGTTTTCGTCGATCTCACATACTTTAGCCTCAACTAGCTTAAGTAGTGTAACTGGCGTACTCTTCGTGGCAATCGTTCTACTCATGCCTATTTTTTCTACAATATATTCCATACTCTTATCCTTTTGTCCGCTTATTTCATCGCACGAACTTCGACATTAACTTCTGGAGCTAGGTCGAGTTTTGTTAGGCTATCTACAGTTTCTGGAGTAGCAGCTACGATGTCAAGCATACGAGCGTGTATTCTCATCTCAAACTGCTCACGTGAGTCTTTGTTGATGTGTGGAGATTTTAAGACTGTATAGCGTTTGATCTTTGTAGGCATTGGTACCGGGCCACGAACGTCGGCACCTGTTCGTTTGACAGCTTCTACGATTGCTGCAACAGTGCGGTCTAGAACTCTATGGTCGTAAGCTTTTAGCTTTAACCTGATTCTTTCCATGTATTTTCCTTTAAAAAGAACTTGTCGCAAACTCGCGACCTCTTTACATCAAAATAACTCGCATAGGATCAAGCGATCGTACGAGCAAAGACGCTTGTCTTTTCGTAAAGAGAACGCGATTTTACAAAAAAGCTATTATAGTTGTCAAGAAAAACGTTATTTTTTGATGAATTTTGATTAATTATTTCCTTTTAATAAGGAAGATATAAAATTTAAAAAGATAAGATTCCAAGAAATTAAAATTTTAAAGAGAAAAGATGCCGATCTTTAATTCAAAATTCTTACTAACCCAAGAACAAGACGAGGAGAAGCTTAAAAAGCATTATATAAATTTGCAAATGTATCAGGCAAAAGCTAGCGACATTAAGAGCTTCAAAGAAGAGAAATTTCAAACGCAGTTTCTAAAAGATATCTTTGAAAACTGCCTTGGCTACACTTTGGACACTACTAATCCTACAAATTTCAATCTTGAGCGTGAGAAAAAGAACGAAACTGACGGCAAAAAGGCAGACGGGGCGATACTGATAAATAGCGAAGTTAGATGCGTGATCGAGCTAAAAGATCAGACTACACAGCATCTTGATAAAACTCCATCCAACCACGAGCTTAGCCCAGTAGATCAAGCCTTTCGCTATTTTATCTCGCATGAAAATGCCAAATATGTCGTTGTTTCAAATTTTAATGAACTGCGTTTTTACATCGGCAATAAAACAACATTTGAAAAATTTGACCTTTTTACAGCAAGCTTTGACGAGTTTAAAAGACTTCATTTGCTGCTTAGCTTTGAGAGCATTAGCACAGATCTGCCGCTAAAGCTAAAAGAGAAATTTGCCACTCACGAGCGTGAAATTTCAAATAAATTTTATAAAGACTTTAGCGCATTTAGGCTCACTCTTTTTAAAAATATTTGCAAAAACAATGCTAGTATTGATAAAAATAGGCTTTTAAGCCTGACTCAAAAACTATGTGATAGGTTTGTCTTTATACTATTTGCCGAAGACCGCGGATTACTAAGACTTCGCACGATAGCCGAGATAAAAGATAAATTTCAAAACCAAGTTACTGAGCTAAGCTTTTATGACTTTTACAAAATTTACTTTAAAGCCATTGATGAAGGCAGTGAACGTCTTGATATCAAACGCTACAATGGCGGACTTTTTGCCACAGATACTGAGCTTGATGCACTAAAGATAGACGATAGCGTGCTTGAAGCGCAGTTTTTAAGCGACTATGACTTTTTAAGCGACATCGGTGTAAATATCCTAGGACATATCTTTGAAAGCTCACTAAACGACCTTGAAGAGCTAAATGCGCAAATAAATGGTAATGAATTTGATGCCAAACAGAGCAAACGTAAAAAAAATGGCATATTTTATACGCCAGAGTTTATAACAGAATTTATAATTGAGAATTCGCTTGGTACGCTTTGTAAAGCCAAAAAAGATCAGCTAGGGCTTGATCTAAATGAGCTATTAGCACCAAAAAATCCCAAAAAATTAACCAAAGCAGAAAGTGAGATCAAAGACAAAATTTATACTTACCGCGAGTGGCTCTTATCTCTTAAGATACTTGATCCAGCTTGTGGCTCTGGTGCGTTTTTAAACCAAGCTTTAGAATTTCTAATTGCCGAGCATGGCGCATTAGACACTTACCGCAAAGTATATGAGGGTGAAGGCTTGGGACTTTACGATATAGAAAGCACTATTTTGGAAAATAACCTTTACGGCGTAGATATAAATGCCGATGCAGTCGAGATTGCCAGACTATCTCTTTGGCTCCGCACAGCTGCAAAGGGACGAGTTTTAACAGATCTTAGTAAAAATTTGATAGCAGCAAACTCGCTTTTAGAATTTCCTTTTGACTTTAAATTTGATGTCGTTATCGGCAATCCTCCCTATGTTAGACAAGAGGCGATAAAAGAGCAAAAGCCAGCTCTACAAAAATATAAAGTTTATAGCGGCACGGCTGATTTGTTTGTCTATTTTTATGAGCTTGGCATTACGCATCTAAAAGAAAATGGGCTTTTAGGTTTTATATGTTCAAATAAATTTTTCCGTGCCAGCTATGGTGAAAATTTGCGTAAATTTATACTAGAAAACACGCAAATAACACATATTATCGATTTTGCTGGGGTTAAAGTTTTTGAAGACGCGAGCGTAGATAGTGCGGTTACTATTTTTAGAAAAATAAGAGCTGGTGAAAATTCAAAATTTGATTTCCTAGCTTCAAGCACCATAAATTTAAAAACGCAAAAATTTATCCAAATACCACAATCCACACTAAGCGAAACAAATTTCACTTTCCTAGATAGTAGCAAATTTGAACTAAAAAGCAAGATCGAAAAAGTCGCAAAGCCATTAAAAGATTGGGGTGTAAATATTAATTATGGTGTTAAAACTGGACTAAACGAAGCTTTCATTATTGATAGTGACACCCGTGATAAAATTTTAAATAACTGCGTTGGAGAAGAAAGAGAACAGACGCAAAAGCTCATTAGGCCGATCTTACGAGGTCAAGATATAAAGCGTTATGACTATGAGTGGGCTGGGCTGTGGCTCATAAATATCCATAATGGATATGGCACCGAGCCTCGCATCAATATAGATAATTTTCCTAAACTAAAACTATATCTTGAGAAATTTGAACCAAAACTTTCCAATCGTTCTGATAAAGGAGCCACTCCTTATAATCTGCGAAACTGCGCATATCTGGAGGAATTCGAAAAAGAGAAAATTTTATGTGCCAGAATGGTGCAAAGCCCTAAATTTGCTTACGATATAAATAATAATATTCCAGACAATACTGCATATTGCATAACTGGCGAAAATCTAAAATTTTTATTAGCCTTTTTAAATTCAACAGCTGTTTATAAAATTTTCAACTTTTTCTATGCTGGAGGCGGACTTGAAGGCGAAATAAAAATAAATCGATTAGAAATTTTACCTATCCCACAAATCACGCCACAAAATGAAAATTTAGCAAACGAGATAATAAATTTGGTCGATGAAATTTTAAAAGCCAATGAAAAAATCAAGCTTTACGAGAAGCACATGCCTACTTTAAGCCTTGATGAAAAGCTAAAAGCCAAAGAAAATATCGACACGCTAAACGACAAAATCAAGGCAAGTGACGAAAAAATAGACAAACTTGTTTTTGAGCTTTATGAACTAACAAGCGATGAGATCGCGCTTATAACAAGGGGGGGGGGGGAATTGACGGTATAGTAAAAATTTACATATACATCTTACAAAGGGGAGAAAATGAACCAATTAGAGCTTTATTACAATCAGCCGCTTAAATCAAGTAAATTTATCCCCAGAAAATACGAAATCATCTCGCCAAAAACGCTTATAATAGGCGCCATTTCAAGTGGCAAAACAGCCCTTGTTTATGAGTTCTTGAGCCATTATAAAAGTGAGGAGAGACTTTATGTAAATTTAGACGATCTAAGGATAGACAGAGCTTTACTTTTAGCAAATCTAAAAGATTTTTTAGAAAAAAATGCCCAGATAAAGGTGCTCGCAGTTGAAAATTTACAAGCTGCTGACCTTGCAAATTTAGGCTTTTTAAAGGGCGCAACACTTGAAAATATCATCCTTACAAGCAAGGAATTTTCACTCACGATTGACGGCTTTGCTCGCATAAATTTAAACTATCTCGACTACGAGGAATTTATACTATTTTTTAAGAAAAATTTGGACCAAGACATGCTTTTTAGCTACTTTTTGGCTCACGGCAACGAGATAGCAAGTGCTTTTTTGGACTCGAGTGAGGTCACAGCGCACTTGCAGCAGCTCTTAAAAGCAAATTTAAGCGAGCAAAGCATTGCGATTTTAAAAGAATGCGCTCCAAAATGCCACGATGTGCTTAGTACTTTTGGTATCTACAAAAACCTAAAAGAGCAGATGAAAATTTCAAAAGATAGTGTCTATAACGCAGTAACCAGCCTTAATGAAAATGGTTTTATAGAATTAGTGCCAAATTTAGATGAGAGCAGCACGAGCAAAAAGCTCTACTTTACAAATTTTGCACTTCGTAACGCTTTATATCTAAAAAAGGATTTTTTAGCTGTCTTTGCAAATGTCGTTTTTTGCGAATTGCTTAAATTTAAAGATGAAATTTACTACACAAAAGAGGTTGATTTCTTCCTTAATAAAAGGAAGATCGCGATCATCTGTGTGCCGTTTTCTGCGCCAGAGATTATCTTTTTAAAATTTAAAAAACTCCACGCAAGCTTAAAAGAGCTAGGCGTTAGTAAGCTTCAGATAATCAGCGTCGCAAACCAAGCTGAGCTTAGCTTTGAGGGCATAAAATGCGAAATTTTGCCATTTTCTAGGTGGAGTCTAGGTTTATAAATTTAAACCTTTATTTGATTATTGTTTTAAAAGCTTAAAGTAAAGAAGCTATAATCAAAAAAACTATAAAGGACGGATATGAGAGCATTTTTTGGGATTTTTATACTTATAGTAAGCCTATTTGGCTATGAGATAAATCACGAAAACTGGGCAAAATTTTATAAATTTATTGGCGAGGCAAATGGTATAAAATTTGAAGTTTATATGAACTATTTTAAAGATGAATTTGAAAATTTTAAGCAAAGCAAGAGCTTTAAAGTGCCGGCCAAGATAAGCGGACATATCTTTTTTGATGGTACAAAATATGACTACGAAAAAGGCTCTTTTGAGCAAAATAGCAGTGAAATTTCATCGCTAAATGCTGTATCTGATAAGATAAATTTAGACGTTAAAAATGAAAATGGCGAGCTAAAGGGCAAAATAATCGTTAAAAACAAAGCCTATAATGCGACTATCAAAAAAGAAAAAGAGTATGAAATGCTAAATATTGGCATCCAAATGACCGAAGCAAATGGCACGAGATACGAAGCTATAATTAACGACATATTTGCCAAAGAATCGGCTAAAAAAAATAAAAATAAATTACTCTCGACACTTTATGACCTAAAAAGTGAGCGTAAAAAATGGCCAAATAACCAATTTGAAAGCCTAGATAACATCTACTATATAAATGACAAAATAAAAAGCATCTGCACCTATAAAAATAACAAAACTAGTTGCGATGTCGTCTTGCTTAAAACCAACAAAAAGCTAAAGTTAAAGCAGATTTTTAAAGATATAAACGACCCTCATCTAAAAGCAATCCTCGCAACAGCAGGCGTTAGCGAAAATTTTGTAATTTCGCCACTTGGGCTTACCTTTTTAAATGAGGAGCAAATTAGCGTGCCACTTGATGAGCTAAGACCTTACTTTAGTGATGAAATCGGACTTTAATGGCAAAAATTTGTGGCATAGATGAGGCTGGACGTGGGGCTTTAGCTGGGCCTTTAAGCGTAGCGGCCTGCGTGCTAAATAAAGAAATTTCAGGCCTAAACGACTCCAAAAAACTAACCGCAAAAAAGCGCGAAGAGCTTTTTAAAGAGATCATAAAAAGCTCAAATTTTCTCATCATCTACTTCTCAAATACACAAATAGACGAACTTGGGCTAAGTGAGTGTTTAAGACGAGCGCTCAAACTTTTT comes from Campylobacter concisus and encodes:
- the rplC gene encoding 50S ribosomal protein L3, producing MEYIVEKIGMSRTIATKSTPVTLLKLVEAKVCEIDENKRAIVAYAHTKANNKAIAGQQKKYNLTAEFNKFATLEVANSEVGNLDFTPLNEAKILKVSFNSKGRGYQGVVKRHGFGGGPKSHGSRFHRRHGSIGNCEWPGRVQPGMKMAGHMGNEKVTVKNELISFDAQNGIVVVKGCVPGHNGAMGKIRIVK
- a CDS encoding 50S ribosomal protein L23, encoding MADITDIKTIIYTEKTLGLQEQGVVVIQTSPRVTKNSLKAVLQEYFGVTPVRVNSLRISGKVKRFRGRAGQRDEIKKFYVKLPEGVSLENTEA
- the rplD gene encoding 50S ribosomal protein L4 — protein: MSKIHVLNDKFENSGELELPASYAEVNPHNLYLYVKSYLAGIRANSAHTKSRAFVSGGGKKPWRQKGRGGARAGSTRTNVWVGGAVAFGPTNEKNYFQKVNKKQKRLALEYALAVKAQDGKIFAVDSISIESGKTKDAANIIKNLKVKDALIVKDLLDDKTLFAFRNLANCYVVDANEVNAYLVSTFSSVIIEKAALKTITKEG
- a CDS encoding Eco57I restriction-modification methylase domain-containing protein — its product is MPIFNSKFLLTQEQDEEKLKKHYINLQMYQAKASDIKSFKEEKFQTQFLKDIFENCLGYTLDTTNPTNFNLEREKKNETDGKKADGAILINSEVRCVIELKDQTTQHLDKTPSNHELSPVDQAFRYFISHENAKYVVVSNFNELRFYIGNKTTFEKFDLFTASFDEFKRLHLLLSFESISTDLPLKLKEKFATHEREISNKFYKDFSAFRLTLFKNICKNNASIDKNRLLSLTQKLCDRFVFILFAEDRGLLRLRTIAEIKDKFQNQVTELSFYDFYKIYFKAIDEGSERLDIKRYNGGLFATDTELDALKIDDSVLEAQFLSDYDFLSDIGVNILGHIFESSLNDLEELNAQINGNEFDAKQSKRKKNGIFYTPEFITEFIIENSLGTLCKAKKDQLGLDLNELLAPKNPKKLTKAESEIKDKIYTYREWLLSLKILDPACGSGAFLNQALEFLIAEHGALDTYRKVYEGEGLGLYDIESTILENNLYGVDINADAVEIARLSLWLRTAAKGRVLTDLSKNLIAANSLLEFPFDFKFDVVIGNPPYVRQEAIKEQKPALQKYKVYSGTADLFVYFYELGITHLKENGLLGFICSNKFFRASYGENLRKFILENTQITHIIDFAGVKVFEDASVDSAVTIFRKIRAGENSKFDFLASSTINLKTQKFIQIPQSTLSETNFTFLDSSKFELKSKIEKVAKPLKDWGVNINYGVKTGLNEAFIIDSDTRDKILNNCVGEEREQTQKLIRPILRGQDIKRYDYEWAGLWLINIHNGYGTEPRINIDNFPKLKLYLEKFEPKLSNRSDKGATPYNLRNCAYLEEFEKEKILCARMVQSPKFAYDINNNIPDNTAYCITGENLKFLLAFLNSTAVYKIFNFFYAGGGLEGEIKINRLEILPIPQITPQNENLANEIINLVDEILKANEKIKLYEKHMPTLSLDEKLKAKENIDTLNDKIKASDEKIDKLVFELYELTSDEIALITRGGGELTV
- a CDS encoding ATP-binding protein, giving the protein MNQLELYYNQPLKSSKFIPRKYEIISPKTLIIGAISSGKTALVYEFLSHYKSEERLYVNLDDLRIDRALLLANLKDFLEKNAQIKVLAVENLQAADLANLGFLKGATLENIILTSKEFSLTIDGFARINLNYLDYEEFILFFKKNLDQDMLFSYFLAHGNEIASAFLDSSEVTAHLQQLLKANLSEQSIAILKECAPKCHDVLSTFGIYKNLKEQMKISKDSVYNAVTSLNENGFIELVPNLDESSTSKKLYFTNFALRNALYLKKDFLAVFANVVFCELLKFKDEIYYTKEVDFFLNKRKIAIICVPFSAPEIIFLKFKKLHASLKELGVSKLQIISVANQAELSFEGIKCEILPFSRWSLGL
- the rpsJ gene encoding 30S ribosomal protein S10, with translation MERIRLKLKAYDHRVLDRTVAAIVEAVKRTGADVRGPVPMPTKIKRYTVLKSPHINKDSREQFEMRIHARMLDIVAATPETVDSLTKLDLAPEVNVEVRAMK